Proteins encoded by one window of Lycium barbarum isolate Lr01 chromosome 11, ASM1917538v2, whole genome shotgun sequence:
- the LOC132620244 gene encoding probable LRR receptor-like serine/threonine-protein kinase At3g47570, with the protein MLPVSIGNFSTSLIKFYAHACKINGQIPNEVGNLRSLLILDISGNNLVGSIPTSIGNLRNLQVLNLYENTLTGLIGDSLCKLQRLGNIYFGQNQLPGSLPNCLGNVTSLREIYLGSNKLSSNIPASLGNLKDLVVLDLSSNNMGGSLPAEIGNLKVAVYMDLSMNQFSNGIPREIGGLQNLEKLSLSHNKLQGSIPDSMSNMIGLEFLDVSRNNITGIIPKTLEKLQNLKYFNVSINKLYGEIPSGGPFKNLSSQFFIYNEALCGSSRFSVPPCPTSSKHRSNRKKLLVLFLMMGIALVFIPIALMLVWIRYRGGKRAPQQADSLSTATRGRISYYELLEATDALSESNLIGSGSFGGVYKGILRNGTTIAVKVFNQQLEVSFKCFDTECKILRSIRHRNLVKVITSCSNLDFKALVLEHMPNGVLRSVCFHTTTS; encoded by the coding sequence ATGCTTCCCGTCTCTATAGggaacttctccacttctcttaTAAAGTTTTATGCCCATGCTTGCAAAATCAACGGCCAAATTCCAAATGAAGTTGGGAACTTAAGAAGCTTATTAATCCTTGATATTTCTGGAAACAACTTGGTTGGATCAATTCCCACATCAATTGGCAACTTGAGAAATCTTCAGGTCTTGAACTTGTATGAAAACACTCTTACAGGACTTATTGGAGATAGTCTATGTAAATTGCAAAGATTGGGTAACATTTACTTTGGTCAAAATCAACTTCCAGGATCTCTTCCAAATTGTTTAGGAAACGTTACTTCCCTTAGAGAGATATATCTGGGTTCCAATAAATTGAGTTCCAATATACCAGCAAGCTTAGGGAATCTTAAGGATCTAGTGGTTCTTGACTTATCGTCAAACAACATGGGTGGCTCTTTGCCTGCAGAAATTGGAAATCTAAAGGTTGCGGTATACATGGATCTGTCAATGAATCAATTCTCAAATGGAATTCCTAGAGAAATTGGAGGATTACAAAATTTGGAGAAACTTTCTTTGAGTCACAACAAGTTGCAAGGATCTATACCTGACTCTATGAGCAACATGATAGGTTTGGAATTTTTAGACGTTTCTCGTAACAATATAACGGGAATCATTCCCAAAACCCTGGAGAAACTTCAAAATCTCAAGTATTTCAATGTTTCTATCAACAAATTGTATGGTGAAATACCCTCAGGAGGTCCTTTCAAGAACCTATCGAGTCAGTTTTTCATCTACAATGAAGCATTGTGTGGTTCTTCAAGATTTAGTGTCCCGCCATGCCCCACTTCATCAAAGCATAGATCAAATAGGAAAAAATTGTTAGTTCTATTTCTTATGATGGGAATTGCACTTGTATTTATTCCTATTGCCCTTATGCTCGTATGGATAAGGTATAGAGGAGGTAAAAGAGCACCTCAACAAGCTGATTCATTGTCTACCGCAACAAGAGGAAGAATTTCATACTATGAATTGCTCGAAGCAACTGATGCGCTTAGTGAGAGTAATTTGATTGGTTCTGGGAGTTTTGGAGGTGTCTACAAAGGAATTCTCAGAAATGGGACTACTATTGCAGTTAAAGTGTTCAATCAGCAATTGGAAGTGTCATTCAAGTGTTTTGACACAGAATGTAAAATTTTGCGCAGCATTCGCCATAGGAATCTAGTAAAAGTCATCACTAGTTGTTCCAATCTTGATTTTAAGGCTTTGGTGCTCGAGCATATGCCTAATGGGGTCTTGAGAAGTGTTTGTTTTCACACAACTACTTCTTAG